The Dermacentor andersoni chromosome 1, qqDerAnde1_hic_scaffold, whole genome shotgun sequence genomic interval CCATTTTTTGCGTTCTGACTGGTGTCGACAGCGCCACCTAAGAACCAAGACGTTTGTTTATAGACGGTTTCACTCGCGCGATAACACCAGCGAGACAGTggccccaagaaacttccggtgACGGGCCTTACCACTCTGCTGCGCCGGAACACAAAGCGTGTCTATTTTTAAGTTTTGAGATAAAAGACATACGCATTACGCTTTAAAATTAATACATAAAGTTTCTTGTATAACTTACGGCAATCTTGACTTGTAAAATTGTCGTTATCTACAAAGGAAAAGCGTTGAAAATCTGCGAGATTAGATTTTAACGCACTCCTGCTGCTCGATATAGCCGTCAGTGCTTTTCTTGCTCGCTAGGTTTAACGGACTACATCAGTGGgcaaaaccggaagccgtccagggcctatgtttgtaaacagcgaaagggtctatacagggtgtttcagcgaacgcttgcaaaaatttttaaaggttgcctgtggcagatagcacaattctagtccctGAGGTGGTGGACTCGAAATGGCGGACACTAcacgaaaaaaaatttgaaatgcgtaatcaactaattaacaaaattcactaattaagttttaaactaattatcttatggcccatattgcaatttacaaattatagccgtggtgTTCGCAAtgcagatccacttggaacgaattctcaggatgacaccaatttcaagatattaattcccgaactttgcggagaaatacattggcgtcccagttacttttTTATCAAAACGCTGTTTCATGCATTCCAAGCACAAAATAACTGGAATGCAAATTTTGGGAATTAATagctcgaaactggtgtcatcctgaaattcgttccaaatggatccgccttgcgaactccagggctggaatttgtaagttgcaatatggaccataacttaacttaattagtgagtttttgttaattagtcgattgtaCATTTCaagtttttgtgcaagtagtgtccacctcttcgagtaggccagctcaCGAACTACAGTTGTGCTTATCTGCCACAAGCAGCCTTTCAGAATGTTGAAAGTGAtcgctgaaacacctggtattCTATGTACTTAAGTATTTTGTTATCGCAAAGCCACAAAAGCCACACTGATCGAAGACAAATCCAGTGCACGTGTCGGTTTCCTTGCTTAGAGCTCAACAGCACAATACAAACATTTTCGCGGTCGTGCGCAATTAGCTCCTAGTACACATTATCAGTTGACACAACCGCTGAGAACACAGCACTTTAGTTGAGGTCATGCTAAAGGGCTGTGTCCTAGAGAGCTGCGTCAACGCCATGCCATTGCAATTCTAATGTTCGCCGATCCGTTAGCCCAATGGTGATCGTTTCCTCAATACGTCTTTGTTACGACGCGACCCGCCAGCAACGGGTCGAGCGCGCCCGAGTTGCTTCCGCACTGAGAAGCCCACCTCTTTGGGAGAAGCCCTTGGAGCAGTGAGGGCACCCGAAGGGCTTCTCCTTGTTGTGGAATCGCTGGTGGGTGACCAGGTCACTGTGGCGGATGTAGCCCTTGCCGCAGAGCGAGCACCGATGCGGTTCCGTCCCCGTGTGCACGTGGAGGTGTCGAGTCAGGTCGCAGCGCTGAATGAAGCTCTTTCCGCACTCCTTGCAGTGGAACCGCTCGTCCTCCTGCGAAGACTGCTGGGATGTGGTGCAGCCCTGGATAACCAGCAGTATTACTCACCTTTGTGCGTACCGTGTGGATCTTCTGGTGGCGTGTGTAGTTTCCCAAGCGATTGAAGGTAGCGCTGCACATCTCGCACTGGAAGGGCCTCGAGTTTTTCGGTGGGCTCTCCGGGGTTTTCTTTAAGGATCCTGGGCTTTCGCCGGCACCTGAATTGTCTTTGTTGGTGGGATTAGTACCTTCCAGCTTGCAGATGGCATTGATGCTCACTTCCTTGATGGTGGTTCCGTCTTCATGCAGAATCTGCAATAGCCGCCGCGAAGAAAGCTGCCATTCAAACTCGCAAGTCTGGTCACGTCGTGACTTACCTGAAATTTGACCGGTGACATCGCGTCAGGCACCAAAAGAAAGTTCCCAAGGATCACCGAGTCCACTGGCAGCACATCCAGGTTGAGACTGTGGGCCAACTGGTTGCTGGCGGTGATCTTCAGCTTGCCTTCCAGCATGGCCTGCGGCTCGGGCTTGTCGCGGGAGGGCTCCGGCTCGTCTGGCGCGGAGCAGCACTTGTCCTCCTTGGCCGGCGGCGACGCAGGCCGCCTGCTTTTGAGCTTCTTGTTCTCCTTGCCGTCCGGCTGCGCGACCAGGCTGTTGGGCGCGTTCTGCTCGCCCAGCGGTGTCACGAAAAGGTCGGTCATGTCGGCGGCCTCTTCAAAGGCCGTGCTGTGCTTGGTGAGGTCTTCAAGCAGCATCGACGGGTCCTGGTTGATGGTGCTCAGGGCCACGTCCTTGCTGTTCTCGTGCAGCAACGGCGACTCGCTGGCGAAACCGTCCAGGTTGAGGCTGTGGTCTTCGTACGCCTCCACCTTGATGAACTGCACCCCTGGTGGGCAGAGCGCGGTGCTCAGCGCACGAGCGCCACGCCGAGGCGAGGGCCACTCACCGCTGTCCTCCTGGGCGCCGAGGAAGTCCAGGCCGGACACCTTGACGGCGTCGCCGGCGACGAGCAGCTGCTGCGGGTCGGCCTTGGCGTCGCGGCGGCCCCCGAGCGCCTCGTCGTCCTCCCTGGAGGGCCGCCGGCCGTCGTCGGCCGCCAGCACGTAGTGCACGTCCTGCTTGAACTGGCTCACCAGCTCGCCCAGGCTGGGCACGAGCAGCAGCGAGGGCAGCGCCAGGCCCCCGTCGCGGTGCTGTGCGCCCATCACCAGGCTGTTGATGTAGTCCATGGCTGGAGGGCTCTGCATGGCCCCGCCAGGCGCTAGGGCCCGGCTCGCTGTGGATCACCGCTCGCCCAGCGCCGTCGCATGGCGTCTCGGCTGCGCCCTGCAGTCGCGGCCCTGGGGCCCTCGGCCCGGCTCCGTGCCACTCCGAGCGGCTCGGGAGCGCGCCTCTGGCGACGATCGAAGAGGTCGCCAGTGCGCACGCTCGCCGCCCTGCGCACTggggccgccgctgacgccgccactGGCGCCGCATTGATCGCACAGCGCGCGCGCCTCCTGTTTACATGCCCCAATTAGCCCGATGCTTTCCCGCTGATGGTCCGAGGCCACCTGCCCAGTCGCTGCTAGTCTGTCGCCTGCTCAGGGCGCGTCTTCCTTGCGGTCGGCCGCTGGCCCACAGTCGTGGCCCGGCAACGCTCCGAAGCCACGGCCGGCTGTTTGTCAACGTTGCCATCTGGGCCGTCGAACCGGTTCGATAATCTTCAGGAGCACGCGCTCAATGCGCATGTGCCGCGATCGATGTCCTGAGGATGGAGCCCACATTACAACCCACGGCCGAGCATAGCTTGGAGGCGCTCTGCAGAAACACCAAGTTCACCAGACACCAGATTCAGCTCATGTACAGAAGCTTCAAGCAGGTGAGTGCTCAATTGTACTGCTCGGGCTGCGACAGCCGCGCGCCTCTGTCGTTGCCGATGGCCGGAGCGGAGCCTGCGGCGGCGCGCGCTGTCCCTCGCTTGCGTCTTGAAGTATACCGGCCGCTGAAACGTCAGCTTACCGCCAGTTTCACCCAAATACTCGGTGAATGTCAGCGAACTGCAGTTTGTCGCGTCGCTGTAGGACATTCCGACAAAAAAATGACTGTGCATTAAGCGTCATCGATACATTGTGCGCGCTCTATATCTTCAGAGCAATGACTGCATGCATCGGATGCGTGAACGGAGATGACAGCCTCCTCCCGCATAGAAAAAGGCCGAATTTGCTTGAGGTATGGGAGCTCTTTGGAATGTCATGGTGATTAAGTAGCTGATTAAATACGGGAAAGCGACAAGCACAAGTTCCCGCAATTTACCACCTACTCCGCCGACATGAGCTGTCTATATCACAATACCACCAGCGTGACGAGGCGTGCTGTTTGACATGTACTCCGCTCTCTACATTTTATCATGAGCAGAATAGAATATTATCGTTAATCCTGAAATTAGTATGATGACGTTATGTTCGTCTGTGTCTGTCATTCAACGTTTCCCGCCATAACATTTTAATGGCGGAGGAATATGGGCCGCAACAACGTGAGCACGACATCAAGCTGTCCAGGAGCAACCCGCGCATTGTAGCGCGTGCAACAAGCGCagcatgcacaaagcaaatgTCTGAATGACATGGTTCGACGTCGCAGTGAATGACTTGGTGAAGGCATGTGAACATGATCTGTTGACTGTTGCAGGAGTGCCCCACGGGTTTCGTGGAAGAGGACAACTTCAAACACATCTTTGCACAGTTCTTCCCATATGGAAGTAAGTATGCACCATGGTATCGGGTTCGCAAAAAGTAATTCTCAAGAAATTGCCCCTGAAAGCACGGATACATTAATATGCAATCCAGATGGCTTTTCGGTACACCGGCACGAGCTCCGTTCGCTGAATCTTGAACACCGACGTTAACAAAGCGTCCATAGCCAGTTAAATAGTTTGGTTTTTCCTTCAAAATTTTTAACAAGTACCCAACTACTCGCATGCCTGTGTGTATAACGACTTACATAAAATTCACGCACTAAATGTTTGGCGCCTTCTGACTTTTGCATGtgtatgcgtgcgcgtgtgttccCGTGCGTGTGGGCGTTCGTGCTTGTATTGGAAATTCAGTGCACTTTTATTTCCAGAGCACATGAGTAACATTTTCACGCATGTATGTTTCTCAGTGCCACTCATGGTGCACTTGAATCTTCCCAGTAAtgtaggaaaataaaaaaaagataattattTGTGAAAGACAAAAAACGCACTGCTCTAATTTGAGGTGTATTCCCCCGCCCCCCTCTTCCCCAAAAAAAcgtcgtaacaaaaaaaaagaaaaacgttacatcggtcaaagtagaaaatgAGAGCCGGctgttcctatatatatatatatatatatatatatatatatatatatatatatatatatataagcttctCAGGCTGATACATGCGCCCTGTAAGGTATGTCGCTCGCAGAGTTTGAAAGCGATAGCGTTTGATCACCACTATTTGCACAAGAAAGTATTGCGGACGGCCTTTACCAGGGATTGTTTATAAGCATTGATGAAGCTCATGCGACAACAAGCACAGATGGAAAAAAAGCTGTCTTTTTGATTCTACACGCCATCCGAAAGCATCACGTAGAACGTTCGGCAATGCCCTCCAGCCAGCATGAGCTTTATCTCAGCAGTCA includes:
- the LOC126545363 gene encoding uncharacterized protein isoform X3, which gives rise to MQSPPAMDYINSLVMGAQHRDGGLALPSLLLVPSLGELVSQFKQDVHYVLAADDGRRPSREDDEALGGRRDAKADPQQLLVAGDAVKVSGLDFLGAQEDSGVQFIKVEAYEDHSLNLDGFASESPLLHENSKDVALSTINQDPSMLLEDLTKHSTAFEEAADMTDLFVTPLGEQNAPNSLVAQPDGKENKKLKSRRPASPPAKEDKCCSAPDEPEPSRDKPEPQAMLEGKLKITASNQLAHSLNLDVLPVDSVILGNFLLVPDAMSPVKFQILHEDGTTIKEVSINAICKLEGTNPTNKDNSGAGESPGSLKKTPESPPKNSRPFQCEMCSATFNRLGNYTRHQKIHTVRTKSSQEDERFHCKECGKSFIQRCDLTRHLHVHTGTEPHRCSLCGKGYIRHSDLVTHQRFHNKEKPFGCPHCSKGFSQRGDLNRHLRSIHLQVKPLMCGHCHKKFAKEATLIRHMRTSHREMLLQSVLKA
- the LOC126545363 gene encoding uncharacterized protein isoform X2, translated to MQSPPAMDYINSLVMGAQHRDGGLALPSLLLVPSLGELVSQFKQDVHYVLAADDGRRPSREDDEALGGRRDAKADPQQLLVAGDAVKVSGLDFLGAQEDSGEWPSPRRGARALSTALCPPGVQFIKVEAYEDHSLNLDGFASESPLLHENSKDVALSTINQDPSMLLEDLTKHSTAFEEAADMTDLFVTPLGEQNAPNSLVAQPDGKENKKLKSRRPASPPAKEDKCCSAPDEPEPSRDKPEPQAMLEGKLKITASNQLAHSLNLDVLPVDSVILGNFLLVPDAMSPVKFQILHEDGTTIKEVSINAICKLEGTNPTNKDNSGAGESPGSLKKTPESPPKNSRPFQCEMCSATFNRLGNYTRHQKIHTVRTKEDERFHCKECGKSFIQRCDLTRHLHVHTGTEPHRCSLCGKGYIRHSDLVTHQRFHNKEKPFGCPHCSKGFSQRGDLNRHLRSIHLQVKPLMCGHCHKKFAKEATLIRHMRTSHREMLLQSVLKA
- the LOC126545363 gene encoding uncharacterized protein isoform X1, with the protein product MQSPPAMDYINSLVMGAQHRDGGLALPSLLLVPSLGELVSQFKQDVHYVLAADDGRRPSREDDEALGGRRDAKADPQQLLVAGDAVKVSGLDFLGAQEDSGEWPSPRRGARALSTALCPPGVQFIKVEAYEDHSLNLDGFASESPLLHENSKDVALSTINQDPSMLLEDLTKHSTAFEEAADMTDLFVTPLGEQNAPNSLVAQPDGKENKKLKSRRPASPPAKEDKCCSAPDEPEPSRDKPEPQAMLEGKLKITASNQLAHSLNLDVLPVDSVILGNFLLVPDAMSPVKFQILHEDGTTIKEVSINAICKLEGTNPTNKDNSGAGESPGSLKKTPESPPKNSRPFQCEMCSATFNRLGNYTRHQKIHTVRTKSSQEDERFHCKECGKSFIQRCDLTRHLHVHTGTEPHRCSLCGKGYIRHSDLVTHQRFHNKEKPFGCPHCSKGFSQRGDLNRHLRSIHLQVKPLMCGHCHKKFAKEATLIRHMRTSHREMLLQSVLKA